The stretch of DNA TCTTGGGCGTGAGCACATCATCTGCACAAAGTCGTACCTTATTCTTCTTTGTCTTGTACTTCCGCTTGCCGTTCTTGGCTTCCTCTTTGGCTTTCCGTCTTTCACCCGTAACAATCGGGACGATGGTGGCATGAATATGGGGAGTGTCCTCATCTGCGTGCAGTGTGGCTGCGACCACATTGTCTGCCCCGAAAGTGGTACGAAGCCAGTCTATCGATTCAGCACACCATTATTTGGATAGCGGCACACTCACGCCATTGTTCAAACGAATGGAAATCAAAGGACTGATAGTTCGTAAACGTTGTACGATGGACGAACGAACCGTAAAAATTAGTCTTACCGACAAAGGAAAGCAGCTGAGAGAGAATGCCGTAAAAATACCGCCTCAACTGGCAAAAGATGTATCCTTAACCAACGAAGAGGTAGATACTTTAAAGAAACTAATTTACAAATTGATAAACAAAGAATAATAACATTTAAAAAGAACAATGAAATGAAACATCAAAAAACAATTGAAGGATTACAGCTATTTACAACAGGATTGACCAATGGAGCTTTCGCTCACTTTGTGCAAGGTAAATATTTTGAATCGATGGGTTTTACAAAACTCGGCGAGAAATATAAAGAACACTACACTGAAGAAATGGGCTGGGTAGAGAAGTTTATAGAGCGTATCAACGACCTCGGAGACGAAGTGAAAATCGAAGACCAAAAGGGACGAGAAATTGTAAAAGACCCTATCGAATACGTTAAAGCAGATCTCAAAATCCAGGAGCAAGGGGTGGAGCTTTTGTACAACTGCATGGCAGAGCTAAAAGACGATCCCACAACTTACGAAATCCTAAAAGCCTATCTCGCTGACGAAGAGGAAGACCTCTATTGGAGTCAAGAGCAGATAGAGATGATTGGCCGCCAAAATTGGCTGGTTAAACAAATGTAATTAATTCCAATGCTTAACAATTAAAAAGGAGTTTGCTTCATCCGTGTGGAGCAAACTCCTTTTCTATTTAATTCCGCAGACTTCATAGTTGCATCAACCTGTCCATATCCGAGGAAATCTTTTGGTCGGTAATTTGAGCATAGATTTGTGTGCTGGCA from Prevotella sp. oral taxon 475 encodes:
- a CDS encoding bacterioferritin, producing the protein MKHQKTIEGLQLFTTGLTNGAFAHFVQGKYFESMGFTKLGEKYKEHYTEEMGWVEKFIERINDLGDEVKIEDQKGREIVKDPIEYVKADLKIQEQGVELLYNCMAELKDDPTTYEILKAYLADEEEDLYWSQEQIEMIGRQNWLVKQM
- a CDS encoding MarR family winged helix-turn-helix transcriptional regulator translates to MEIKGLIVRKRCTMDERTVKISLTDKGKQLRENAVKIPPQLAKDVSLTNEEVDTLKKLIYKLINKE